The genomic DNA CCGAGATTACGCCACTTTTTTCTCGGGTGTGAGAAAGCATTTAAAAAGCGAAGACGCACGCGAAGCATTGAGTGAGATCCGCAACATGTCTAAACGCTATCGTCTCTGCCTTTTATGTTTTTGCGGAGATTGGCGAAAGTGCCACCGTAGCGAAGTCATACACGCCCTTACGACGTCTGCTACCCTGTCGATTGAACACCTACCGAACCAATGGCCCCAAACTTCCGCAGCGTAGTGTCTATAGTGCGTTAAGAAACTTATTTGAAGCTTTTGCTACTGTGCACCGTTTTCACGCTCAACTCCTGAGCTCGTACACCTTCCTTCGCTGCTTTATGCATAGCACGATGCTTTCGTTTGAATACGACATGAACAGCTACAATTAATCCCGCGCCAATGAGTGCCATCGCTGGAAGCGCGACCCATGATACGCTGTCGTGCAATGGGGTGACCATCCCGTAGCCGCCACCTACAGCCGCAACAAAGACACAAAGCAACAGGGATGTCCAGGATATTGCGACATCGCTAAATAGCCACCATTTTAACGGCGAGATTGGCGACGAATTTATGAATTGCTCATACTCAGCATATCCCTCAACATCATAACGGACCACGAAGAATCCCTTTATCGCGATACGAAGATCGTAATCACGGATAAGCAGATCGCAATACACGGCGATGAGCGGAACGACACACAGCGCAAGATGGGCATGTGGAACCGTACTTTGGGTGAAGCCGAGCCCGAAAGCACTAACTGTTCCTGTTAAAATCAGCTTCCACTTCAGCAAATCACGTTTCGCGGCTTGATACTGCATGCTTTCGTCACGAAGTTTATCAGCAGCTCCCATTCGATCGCTCCTTTAGATAAAAAAGGTGTCTGCACCCGAAAAGGTGTCTGACACCTTTTCCAATCCGCAGTAGGTTGATAAATAGCTGCCGTCACAACTCCCGTACCGTCGTCAACCCCAGTACGACGCCCAAACACCTGTAGGTTTCGCGCGGGCGGTCTCGTCAATCCAGCTGAATAGATCAGATAATGCAACTTTGGCATCATCATCTGAAATATGACCATCACGGTACTCCCTCAGTAACCATTCAATTGCCTCAGGCACGACCATAGGCGGGTAGATGAAATCATCAGACATGATGTTTAGCATAGGGTTTCCTACCCCTTCTGCATGCCCGGTCCATACGACTTCTCCGCTCGGATCGAACTCACATTTAGCGTGCTTTGTATTGAGGCTTACCTCAAAAGAGCTTTTCGTGAGGCGCACGCTGTACGCATCTTCATGGCCCCAGCGTGGTGAAAATACCTGAAAGGAAGAACTAATCACTCGTGCACCAGTTGTAACACTCTAAAGGGTTTCAAAGATTATCTAATTCAGCGGCTTCGTCCTATATTCAAGAACCACCTAAAATCGCTAACTCAAGATAATTGGGAAATCTTACCCAGCGGGGGGCTCGTGTCAAGTTGTTTGTTACACAGGCGAGTTGCGTTGGCACGAGAGTCGACAATTTTGTCTATAGAATGGCCGCGGTGGTGCAATTCTTTCCACGGGGTGCGAGGCCAAGACCGCACCAAGCTCCGTTAGCGAATGCTTGCGCGGCACGTGCCGTCCGCGCAAATTACGTCGATGATCTTTTGCAACTCCGATGCTGCATGTGTGGGCTCATGGTCGAGCGGCGTGTCTTGCATAAATGCTTCGGTGGCCACCAAGATTCGCGAACGCTGCTTTCGGTACCGCGATGCCGTCAGACTCGCATCGACAATACAACCGAGAACACCACCCAGATTGACCGATTGGTTGTATCGCTCGGCCGCCTCCGACACCAAACTTGGCGGTCGCTGCTTTGTAAACTCAGCCGCACGCATCAAAATCAACAATCCAAATTCCGAGCTACACTGCTGGGCTAATTCCACTGCGAGTGCGTTGATCGATCGGCACTGCGTCTTCCAAACACTTTCAATCATCGCCCCCGAAAAGTCGGGACCGAGGTCGTGCTCCATCCCAAACGCTTGCAGCGTGGCCAATTGAATCTTTCCCGAATACACCATCTTTAAAACGTCTCATTCACCAATCGAAAACGCACACCAATCGCCTCCATATCGCAGCCGCCTCCATTCGCATCCCGCTTGCCACTTGCCCCCACGCTTGATAACGGAGCCCAATATCCGCACGCCGGAGACAACTCTTCACATATTGCAACACGCGGCCACACGCGTCACGACTCGCACCCTGTCGGTCCCACCTTGTATCAGGTCGTTACATTTTCAATCGGCGTCTCGCCATCAAATTGCGGCCGAATGACGCAAGGTAAACGACGCCAAAGTAACCTGCCCCGCGTTTCTCGCGCTCGAGAGGTAACGGACCGCACGAATCGACCAGCGTCCTGAGACCATTTTGTATTCGGTGCGATTGATCCCACTGTTGAACGGCACCCGATGTTCTTCGGCATACAACATGGCCAACGCATCCGAATCATCGACGATCAATGCGGCCGTCTCTTCACCGCTACGGATCGCCTTCACCACGCGATCATCGTCATCAACGACAGATCGAGGTACCAGTACCGTCACCTTTGTCCATGCCCGACACCATGTTGCTTGGATCACAACATCTTCATCGATCG from Novipirellula caenicola includes the following:
- a CDS encoding DUF488 family protein, whose amino-acid sequence is MRTILTIGYEGLEIREFVERLTAADVDMLVDVRELPASRKRGFSKSALTQNLENAGIEYTHFRSLGSPKALRHAVRKNRDYATFFSGVRKHLKSEDAREALSEIRNMSKRYRLCLLCFCGDWRKCHRSEVIHALTTSATLSIEHLPNQWPQTSAA